In Candidatus Chlorohelix allophototropha, one DNA window encodes the following:
- a CDS encoding alpha/beta hydrolase — translation MRATNFNKSFEYIDTYERNRQRLRTAVKAISVAGGGATALVTTISAFVGYKAVRPRRRVNDKLVAPLPPEKVDFKSVDGLTLKGYFYPGFHPNGATIIILHGFHGAAIDVHEPALTMQAAGFNALIFDFRGCGASGGHTTSVGYYEVRDLLGAISYVKTRADVDATRIGVYGFSMGGATALMTTAISPDIKAVITDSAFASLDAVLKSSFKYFYRLPRFPFKPTTVLASRVFSRTVLRRIHPVESLRKLSTENRKIPILFIHTDNDPAIPVSEAVTLYSAYTGPKELWIVEGSGHIAALQIDRDIYTKRIVSFFDVHLGRKTSLLPLV, via the coding sequence ATGCGAGCCACAAACTTTAACAAATCTTTTGAATATATAGATACCTATGAGCGGAATCGTCAACGCCTGAGAACAGCGGTAAAGGCTATCTCAGTGGCAGGCGGTGGCGCTACCGCGCTTGTTACTACGATATCGGCTTTTGTGGGCTATAAAGCTGTCAGACCTCGCCGCCGTGTTAACGATAAACTTGTCGCCCCCCTTCCGCCCGAAAAAGTGGACTTTAAAAGTGTTGATGGTTTAACTCTAAAGGGCTATTTTTACCCCGGTTTCCATCCTAATGGCGCAACAATAATAATCCTGCATGGCTTTCATGGCGCTGCAATTGATGTCCATGAACCGGCGCTTACCATGCAAGCAGCCGGATTTAACGCGCTTATCTTTGATTTCAGGGGCTGCGGCGCTAGTGGTGGGCATACCACCTCAGTAGGTTATTATGAAGTGCGCGACCTACTAGGCGCAATTTCGTATGTAAAAACTCGTGCAGATGTAGATGCCACCCGGATAGGGGTTTATGGTTTTTCAATGGGCGGCGCAACTGCCCTAATGACTACCGCCATTTCTCCCGATATTAAAGCGGTGATAACCGATAGCGCCTTTGCTTCTCTAGACGCTGTTTTGAAAAGCAGCTTCAAGTATTTCTATCGACTTCCTCGTTTCCCTTTCAAACCGACTACGGTTCTGGCAAGCAGGGTGTTTTCACGAACGGTATTGCGTCGTATTCATCCGGTTGAGTCGCTTCGTAAGCTGTCAACGGAAAATCGCAAAATACCGATACTTTTTATCCACACCGATAACGACCCGGCTATTCCGGTGTCGGAAGCTGTTACTTTATATAGCGCCTATACCGGACCAAAAGAATTGTGGATTGTTGAAGGTTCGGGGCATATTGCAGCATTGCAGATTGATCGAGATATTTATACCAAAAGGATAGTAAGTTTCTTTGACGTGCATCTTGGGCGTAAAACTAGCCTGCTCCCTTTGGTTTAA
- a CDS encoding competence/damage-inducible protein A, with translation MKAEILSIGTELLLGQIVDTNAQWLAGELSGHGIDLYFISQVGDNRGRLVETLQRAWNRSELIICSGGLGPTDDDLTREAIGDLLEEKMIVQEPIANALREYFSLRNIIMPEKNIKQAALIPSAEFLDNPIGTAPGWWVSKDGHIIVAMPGVPHEMKQMWENQVVPRLKPLFPPGVILSRTLKILGKGESAVEEMVKDLITSNNPTMATYAKPDGVHLRITAKSADETTARDLIFEMEIKARTILGTLIYGDDDETIEGVVGTMLTDRNLTLGIMEVGTGGMVAALLSEAPNSINFLRGGLVSQQRSMLAGWGVDSNMLEKYGIMSREVAEVMATAARRQTGAEAGLAICVSPGHGEFEGKPAGQIIMAVDLDGHLESSELNYRTKPSEVKRLAAVFSLNLLRRALLK, from the coding sequence ATGAAAGCTGAAATCCTTTCAATCGGTACCGAGTTATTGCTTGGACAAATCGTTGATACCAACGCTCAATGGTTAGCAGGCGAACTATCCGGACATGGCATAGATTTATACTTTATCTCTCAGGTAGGTGATAACCGGGGACGCTTGGTGGAAACACTTCAGCGTGCGTGGAATCGCTCCGAGTTAATAATCTGTTCTGGAGGCTTAGGTCCAACAGATGATGACCTTACTCGTGAGGCGATCGGTGATTTGCTTGAAGAAAAAATGATTGTACAAGAGCCTATAGCAAACGCATTGCGGGAATATTTTTCTCTACGTAACATTATAATGCCCGAAAAGAATATCAAACAGGCTGCACTGATTCCTTCAGCCGAATTTCTTGATAATCCGATAGGTACAGCGCCGGGTTGGTGGGTTAGCAAAGACGGGCATATCATCGTGGCTATGCCCGGTGTGCCGCATGAAATGAAACAGATGTGGGAAAATCAAGTGGTACCACGGCTTAAACCTTTGTTTCCACCGGGTGTTATTCTCAGCCGTACTCTAAAAATACTCGGTAAAGGCGAGTCGGCGGTTGAGGAAATGGTAAAAGACCTGATTACCTCCAACAACCCCACTATGGCTACTTATGCCAAACCGGATGGAGTCCATTTACGTATAACCGCAAAGTCTGCCGATGAAACAACTGCTCGTGATTTAATTTTCGAAATGGAGATAAAAGCTCGCACAATTCTCGGTACTTTGATCTACGGTGACGATGATGAAACAATCGAGGGTGTGGTGGGGACGATGCTAACCGATCGAAATTTGACCCTCGGTATAATGGAGGTGGGAACCGGTGGTATGGTAGCGGCTTTGTTATCAGAAGCCCCAAACAGCATTAATTTTTTGAGAGGTGGACTGGTCAGCCAACAGCGCTCAATGCTGGCGGGTTGGGGCGTAGATAGCAATATGCTCGAAAAATATGGAATTATGAGCCGAGAGGTGGCAGAGGTAATGGCAACTGCCGCGCGCCGCCAAACTGGCGCAGAGGCGGGCTTGGCTATTTGTGTTTCACCGGGTCATGGTGAGTTTGAAGGCAAGCCTGCCGGGCAAATTATTATGGCAGTAGATTTGGATGGACACCTTGAGAGCAGTGAACTAAACTACCGTACAAAGCCATCGGAAGTAAAAAGACTTGCCGCTGTGTTTTCTTTAAATCTTTTGCGAAGAGCCCTTCTCAAATAA